In the Verrucomicrobiota bacterium genome, CGGACCACTTTCATGTCGCCGATGCGGACGGCCACCTGGCCTCCGTACTCGGGAAACGCCCAGATCATAGGCCGCGCGCGGGTCCGGTAGGTCGCGGTCTTCAAGGCCGGCCAGAAGCTCTCCCCATCGAGGTTTTCCGGTTTGGGGAGTTGGGCCGCCTCGCACAGTGTGGGCAGCCAGTCGGCGAAGTAAGTGGGGGACGCGTTGACCGTCCCCGCCGGGATGGTTTGAGGAAGCCTGGCGATCATCGGCACGCGCAAGCCTCCCTCGTAGACGCTGCCCTTGTAGCCGCGCAGACCCGCGGTGCTGTTGAAGAATCGCGCGTCCACACCGCCGATGTGGAAGTCGTGATGGCCGGTTCCCGGGTGCGTGGTGCCGTTGTCGCTGCTGAAGATCACCAGCGTGCGGTCGGCCAAATTCGCCTTGTCCAAGGCCTCGAGCACCCGTCCCACATAGCCATCCAGGTCCGAGATCATCGCGGCGTAGGCGGCCCGCGGACGGGGATGCGGCAGATAGTTGTTCTCACCACGATAGACGTTCGTATCCCAAGACGCGGGAAAGCGGTCCAGGGATTTCCGCAGCGGGTGCATGGCGACGTGAGGTTCGATGAACGGAAGATAAAGGAAGAAAGGCCGGTCACGATGAGTCGCGATGAACTTTTCCGCTTCCGCCATCATGAGGCTCGGAGCGTAGGTTTTGCCCTGGGTGTCTTCGAGGCGGATCTCGCCTTCGAGTTGTTTGCGATGGCCGGGGACGGGTTGGGGATTGATGAAGACACGCTCTCGATTTCGCCAAAGGTGAGTTGGGAAGTAACTGTGGGCGATGGACTGGCAGTTGTAGCCGAAGAAAAGGTCGATTCCTTTGCGATTCGGTTCGCCGGTGCTCCCCACGGGTCCAAGCCCCCATTTGCCCATGGCCCCGGTGGAGTACCCGGCGCGTTGAAACAACTGTGGCAGCGTCAAGGCGCTTTCGGTGAGCGGATGCTGGCCTTCGCTAAACTCGGGAAACCGGGCCTTGGCCGGGAGATTCCCGCGAATTTCAGCGTTGCCTGAATGCTTGCCTGTCATGAGGACGCATCTCGATGGCGCGCAGACCGGCGCCCCGCTGTAATGCTGGGTCCAGCGCATGCCCTGGCCGGCCAAGCGATCCAAATGCGGCGTGGGAATCCGCCTTTGCCCGTAGCAACCCAATTCTCCCCAGCCAAGGTCGTCCGCCAGCATGAATACCACGTTCAGGCGAGGCTTGTCCGCCGCCCGCGCCCTCGGGACGAGCAGAAGCCCGATCAGGAGCCACCCCCCAAACCCAAAGATCCCTTTCCAAGCGAGCCTCATCCTCACGTTTTCGATTCGGGGATGAACTCCGCGGTCATGAACGCCCCGGTCGCATTGGCCTCCATCACGAACTGGGGAATGCCCTGCACCACGTCGAGCGAAGGCCGGTGAATGTGGCCCGCAAAAACACCCGCCAGATTCGGCGCCGCGAAAACTTCGCGATGAAACTGCTTCGTGGCCTCGGTATGGCCTCCCTCCGGCCAGCGCGGACGCCTTTCCAGTTCGAAGTTTCGATCCGACTTCGCGCCCCATTCGGGATGGCCGCAGCCAAACCCGACGGAACGGCCCGGGGCATACAGCGGAATGTGAACCATCAGGGCCAGGGGATTTCCGGAGCGGACTTGCTCGCGAAAAAACTCCAGTTGGCCGGGGAGAATTTCGTAGTGGGAATTGTCGAGGAACAGAAACCGGATTCCCCGAACTTCGACCGCGCTCATCAGCGGGTGCCGGCCTTGGTAGAGCGGCTTGAGCCGCCGTTCGATCCACGTCTGGCGCAACTCTTCCAATGAGCCCTCCATGCCTTCGTAATGCCAGTCATGATTCCCCGCCACATAAGCGAAAGGCAGTCCTGCTTCCGCGAGCCGGGCCAGGGTCCATTCTACCGCCGCCTCCGAGGGAAAACTGAAGATATCGCCGATCAAAGCGACCAAGTCGGCGCCGCTTTCCTTGGCCAGCGCCAATCCTTGCACGAAGGCCTCGTTGGGATGCGTGGCCGCCCCGGTTTGAAAGTGCTTGGTTTGATTGTAGGCCTTGGCCATGCGCGCGCTGAACCTGCGATATGGTTCGCCGCGCTCGTCGTCGATAAATAAATGAGTATCCGCCATCATGAAGCACTTCACCCGTTGGGGAAAGGCGGAGGAAGTGAATCGCACCCGTTCGGCATCTAACGAGAAGGGAGCGCGGAACGAGGGCCGGCGGTCCTGGTCACGTGGAGAGGGCGTCGTCGCACCCACCCTCGGCAGGGCCGCGGCCAGAGCGCAAGTCTGGGCGAAGAATCTTCGGTTCATGGAGGCCATGCAATTGGAGCACTTTTGCGCGCGACGAGCAAGAGGCGCGGGGCAACAATTCTCATCTTGCGGAGCGCGGCTGTGCCGAAGACCAGCCGCAGCGCGCGGACAGATCGGAAGACTCCAGATTTCTCAACGTGCTGCAGCAGGTCGCCGGACGACACAGCTGCGCTCCGAGACAGAATGAGAACGACTGGGGGCGGGATCCCTGTTCCACGGATAACCGCTGAGCCTTTCCTGGGGCAGCCACGGAACACACGGATGATACGGATGGAGGAAGAATTCCTCTCTGTCCTGGAGTTCCATCCCGACGGTCGAAGATCCTGATTCTCACCGAACCCACCGAAAGCCTGTTTTCATCCGTGGGATTCGTGAGATTCGTGGGCAAATGCCCCCCGTATCCGTGGATTAGGGGGATCGAATAATGGGCCGAGCTGAGCAACCTCCTTCCCTCGGCTCCGGAAATCTGCCAGCTTCCGCTCATGCAAATCCCCGCACTCGTGGCTCGCGCTCCTGCTCTGAATAGTTTGCTGGCCGGGCTTCTCCTCGCCGGTCCGGCCGGCTTTTCGTCCCTCGCTCTGGCTCAAACTCGCTCCTCCCGTTCTTCGCCGCCCCTGCGAGAATCCGCCCCCGCTGGCGCCGGCATGTCGAAGGAACGCCTGCTGCGCGTGGACCAGGCTCTGGAAAAGGCGATTGCCGAACAGCGCATTCCCGGGGCGGTCGCGCTCGTCGCGCGCCGTGGCCGCATCGTTTACCACAAAGCGTTCGGCCTGGCTGATCATGCCTCCAGGCGACCCTTGAAACGGGACGATATTTTCCGCATCGCATCCCAAACCAAGGCCATCACCGCCACGGCGGTCATGATTCTGTGGGAGGAGGGCCGGTTTCAGCTGGACGATCCTGTTTCGAAATTCATTCCCGAATTCAAGAATGCGGGTGTGCTCAACACCTTCAATGAGCAGGATGTCACCTGGACCACGACTCCGGCGAAGAAGCCCATCACCCTCCGCCACTTGCTGACTCACACGTCCGGGATCGGTTATGGAGTGATCGACGGAGATGCGCGCATGAGAAAAATCTACGCCAAGGCGGGCGTGGTCGATTTGTTCACCACCGAGCGCATCACGATTGCGGAAAGCGTGAAGAGGCTTGCCGCCCTGCCCCTCCACCACCATCCGGGAGAAAAGTACACTTACAGCGAAGGACTCGACGTGCTGGGCTATTTTATCGAGGTCGTTTCCGGACTGCCGTTCGACGTGTTTCTGAAGACCCGGCTTTTCGATCCGCTGGGCATGAAAGACACCGCGTTCTATCTGCCCGCAGAGAAAGCGAGCCGCTTGGTGACCGTGCAAAAACCGGAAAACGGGACCTGGGTGCGGTACCCGGTGACCTTTTATGACCCGGATTACCCGATCAAAGGCGCCAAGTCCTTCTTCTCGGGCGGCGCCGGCCTCTGCAGCACGGCTCTCGATTACGCCACCTTTCTGCAAATGTACCTCAACGGAGGTGAACTCAACGGCAAGCGCATCCTGAGCCGGACCACGGTAGAAACAATCATGCGCAATCAAGTGGGCGACTTGTTTGGCGGCGGGATGAAACATTACGGTTTGGCCTTTGGTGTGCTGACCGAAAAGGGACAAGGCCGGGGCGGGGAAGGCACCGCTGGCACGTTCGATTGGGGCGGATACTTCAACACCCAGTATTTTGCCGATCCGGTCGAGAAGACCGTCGGCGTGCTGATGAAACAAACTCAAGGGGGTGCCGATGATACCGGCTGGAAATTTCGTCTCCTGGTGCAGCAGGCCATCGACGATTGATGGCCGGACCCGAGGCTCGGATTGCGTTTGATCCCCGCCTCCACCGCCGCCCGCAGCGGGTGGATGATCGACACAGCCCCCCTCGGGCGGATCAAATATCCCGTCACCATCGCGGCCAGAGCCGCAACCAGTAGCGGAGTTTGGACTGGAGCAAGGTTTCGCGCAGCAATTCATCCAGGGGCCGCGCCTTGGGTTCTTCAATGTTACGGCAAAGCACCAGCGCCGCGGCGAA is a window encoding:
- a CDS encoding beta-lactamase family protein; this translates as MQIPALVARAPALNSLLAGLLLAGPAGFSSLALAQTRSSRSSPPLRESAPAGAGMSKERLLRVDQALEKAIAEQRIPGAVALVARRGRIVYHKAFGLADHASRRPLKRDDIFRIASQTKAITATAVMILWEEGRFQLDDPVSKFIPEFKNAGVLNTFNEQDVTWTTTPAKKPITLRHLLTHTSGIGYGVIDGDARMRKIYAKAGVVDLFTTERITIAESVKRLAALPLHHHPGEKYTYSEGLDVLGYFIEVVSGLPFDVFLKTRLFDPLGMKDTAFYLPAEKASRLVTVQKPENGTWVRYPVTFYDPDYPIKGAKSFFSGGAGLCSTALDYATFLQMYLNGGELNGKRILSRTTVETIMRNQVGDLFGGGMKHYGLAFGVLTEKGQGRGGEGTAGTFDWGGYFNTQYFADPVEKTVGVLMKQTQGGADDTGWKFRLLVQQAIDD
- a CDS encoding metallophosphoesterase, with protein sequence MASMNRRFFAQTCALAAALPRVGATTPSPRDQDRRPSFRAPFSLDAERVRFTSSAFPQRVKCFMMADTHLFIDDERGEPYRRFSARMAKAYNQTKHFQTGAATHPNEAFVQGLALAKESGADLVALIGDIFSFPSEAAVEWTLARLAEAGLPFAYVAGNHDWHYEGMEGSLEELRQTWIERRLKPLYQGRHPLMSAVEVRGIRFLFLDNSHYEILPGQLEFFREQVRSGNPLALMVHIPLYAPGRSVGFGCGHPEWGAKSDRNFELERRPRWPEGGHTEATKQFHREVFAAPNLAGVFAGHIHRPSLDVVQGIPQFVMEANATGAFMTAEFIPESKT
- a CDS encoding arylsulfatase — translated: MRLAWKGIFGFGGWLLIGLLLVPRARAADKPRLNVVFMLADDLGWGELGCYGQRRIPTPHLDRLAGQGMRWTQHYSGAPVCAPSRCVLMTGKHSGNAEIRGNLPAKARFPEFSEGQHPLTESALTLPQLFQRAGYSTGAMGKWGLGPVGSTGEPNRKGIDLFFGYNCQSIAHSYFPTHLWRNRERVFINPQPVPGHRKQLEGEIRLEDTQGKTYAPSLMMAEAEKFIATHRDRPFFLYLPFIEPHVAMHPLRKSLDRFPASWDTNVYRGENNYLPHPRPRAAYAAMISDLDGYVGRVLEALDKANLADRTLVIFSSDNGTTHPGTGHHDFHIGGVDARFFNSTAGLRGYKGSVYEGGLRVPMIARLPQTIPAGTVNASPTYFADWLPTLCEAAQLPKPENLDGESFWPALKTATYRTRARPMIWAFPEYGGQVAVRIGDMKVVRQKLKSKAPGPWEVYDLSKDPSESIDLAASQQPLVEQAKALLKREVRENPVFPLDVLVEPGVAPPVAAP